The following proteins are co-located in the Actinomycetota bacterium genome:
- a CDS encoding methyltransferase domain-containing protein — MSEQTTLDPAEIEQVMGSLLTDLAATAGVQMIHLGIRTGLWQAMAGAGPLSPAEVTVRSGVAEPYVREWLRHQAVSGYVHYDPETERFELPEAVGVVLADDTQSGLVEGFASMLASMASDHRLVEEAFRTGRGVGWHERSAEHWHGMDLATRAQVVPAMVSEWIPALEGVTERLDAGGTVADIGCGYGAAVIALAQAYPAARFTGFDYHDGSIAHARKAAAEAGVADRVMFEVADATAFPGSGHDLVIFVDAFHDLGDPLGALRRTRSTMNADGTVLLVEFATADRLEDSMTPLARLLYASSALVCTPNAISQGATDPLGTVPGEARLTQLATDAGFTHVRRVPVEAPFNLLLELRP, encoded by the coding sequence ATGAGCGAGCAGACCACCCTGGACCCCGCCGAGATCGAACAGGTCATGGGCAGCCTGCTGACGGACCTGGCCGCGACCGCCGGCGTGCAGATGATCCACCTCGGGATCCGCACCGGGCTGTGGCAGGCCATGGCTGGGGCCGGGCCGCTGTCCCCCGCTGAGGTGACGGTCCGCTCGGGGGTCGCCGAACCGTACGTGCGTGAGTGGCTGAGGCACCAGGCGGTGTCCGGGTACGTGCACTACGACCCGGAGACGGAGCGGTTCGAGCTTCCGGAGGCGGTCGGAGTGGTGCTCGCCGACGACACCCAGTCGGGGTTGGTGGAAGGGTTCGCCAGCATGCTGGCGTCGATGGCCTCCGACCACAGGCTCGTCGAGGAGGCGTTCCGTACCGGGCGCGGCGTGGGCTGGCACGAGCGGTCGGCCGAACACTGGCACGGCATGGATCTCGCCACTCGGGCACAGGTGGTGCCCGCGATGGTGTCCGAGTGGATCCCAGCGCTCGAGGGGGTGACGGAACGGCTCGACGCCGGTGGGACGGTCGCCGACATCGGCTGCGGCTACGGGGCAGCAGTGATCGCCCTCGCCCAGGCCTACCCGGCAGCTCGGTTCACCGGGTTCGACTACCACGACGGATCCATCGCCCACGCCCGCAAGGCCGCAGCGGAGGCTGGAGTGGCGGATCGGGTGATGTTCGAGGTGGCGGATGCGACGGCGTTCCCTGGCAGCGGCCACGACCTGGTCATCTTCGTTGATGCGTTCCACGACCTCGGGGATCCTCTGGGCGCGTTGCGACGCACCCGGAGCACGATGAACGCCGACGGGACCGTCCTGCTGGTCGAGTTCGCCACTGCGGACCGCCTCGAGGACAGTATGACCCCGCTGGCCAGGCTTCTGTACGCCTCGTCGGCGCTGGTGTGCACACCGAACGCCATCTCGCAGGGGGCCACCGACCCGCTCGGCACCGTCCCGGGCGAGGCGCGGCTGACCCAGCTGGCGACCGATGCCGGCTTCACCCACGTCCGGCGGGTGCCGGTCGAGGCTCCCTTCAACCTGCTCCTCGAGCTGCGCCCATGA